TTTTCCACGGCTTCTTCGGGTAATCCTTCAAAAAACGGGGCACTGCGAATCAGCGCGGCATCGCGAGATTCGCGGGGGCCAAGTCGATCGGGCATGGAGGCCTTGCTAAATGCTTGAAATCAAAAGCTTTGTCGCTTTTATGGGCACAGGTAACGATCTATTAAATCATAGTCTGCCAAAGGCGGATTGAGCGTCTGTTTTCAACCGTTGCCAGAACCTTGGGAGCGCGATGGACGCGGCTCTGAGGGTGGGGCAGGAAATATTTTCGCTTAAGCCGCAACACAAGCTACAGAAAAGCCTGCAACATTGAGAAACAAAGGCTGGTTGGTATCTGACCTTAGGCTATGATGGGCGCAGTTTATAGCAATGGTTTTGCGTCATCGTTTTCGGTAATTTTTTAGCAGCAATTTTTTATTGAGGGGCGATCGCCTATCCAGATTCACCTGATAGATTCACCTGAAACCAGTAGGAGAAAGTTCATGTTTACAAACGGCGCGCGCAGCGTTCCAGATGTTGTTCAAACGGGCTATTCGGTTGACATTGGCAAGTACCTGGGCGAAGGCTGGGAACTGTTTAAGAAAAACGCAGGCGGCTTTTTCGGGTTTACGCTGATTATGTTATTGGTTTCGATAATTCCGCAAGTCTTGCCGGAGCGTATCAAGCCTTTGGGCAGCATTGCCAGCAGCGTGTTGTCTGGGCCACTGGGTGCGGGTTTCTACATCGTGGCTTTCAAGCTGATGAAGCAGAGAGCCACCACCTTTAGCGATTTCTTCCGGGGGTTTAACCATTTTCTGCCACTATTTCTGGCTAGCCTGGTAACGGGTATTTTGACATTAATTGGCTTTGCCTTGTTCGTGCTTCCAGGCATCTACTTGGCGGTCGCCTGGATGTTTACGACCCCGTTCATTGTCGATCGTAAGTTTGAT
The Thermoleptolyngbya sichuanensis A183 DNA segment above includes these coding regions:
- a CDS encoding DUF2189 domain-containing protein, which codes for MFTNGARSVPDVVQTGYSVDIGKYLGEGWELFKKNAGGFFGFTLIMLLVSIIPQVLPERIKPLGSIASSVLSGPLGAGFYIVAFKLMKQRATTFSDFFRGFNHFLPLFLASLVTGILTLIGFALFVLPGIYLAVAWMFTTPFIVDRKFDFWDAMESSRKVISRNWFSWFIFLIVLALLNFVGFLLFGVGALVTIPLSACAVAIAYQEVMGLSNSGIADEGAGITDSF